The genomic region CGACTAGCGAGACCGACGGAGACGCATGGCCGCTGAAATCGCGTCAGTGGACCGATGTAAACCTCAGCGGCGTCGACCAGCGGGTCCTGCTCGCCGGCAGCAAGGGGCTGGTGACACCGTCGGGTGTGGTGAAATCCGGGGCGCTGCGCGTACCCGAACGACTCGGCGAAGTGGTGTGCCGCCGCACCTGGGCTCCGTCCCCCGGCGGGCTCTCACCGCAGATCTGGATCACCCCGGAGGCCTTGGACACCGTCGGGTTCCCCATCGACGGTTTGACCGAAGATGAGGTGCCCACCACCGTCGAGGAGTTCTTCGGCTGCACGGTCGGATTCCACCAATCAGGCTGGTTCGCCTGCGAATTCGACGGCGCGGTCTTCGGCGGCGACACGCGCAAAGCGGACATCATCTTGATGCCGTTCCTGTCGCTGGACCCATCCACGGCCCGCCCACTCGACCGCGGAATGGCGGGGATTCAGGGCACCGCCAGCGAATTGCCCGATGACGAAGACGACGCCCTGCATCTGCTCGGGGACCGGATCGCCTGGCTCTACAGCATCGAGGGACTGCTGCCGGCGTCCCGCTGGACGCTCGTCGGCGCGCAACTGCTGGAGGCCAAGAGCCGTAAGGCGAAGCCCAATCCCAAGAGCGGCAAGGGAACTGCGCCCGATTTGAAGGCCTCGCCGCTGCCCCCGGAGATCAGCTCGACAGGCCGCTTGACCCACCAGTGGTGGGTGCAGGAGGGCGTCGAAGCGGTAGGGGAGGTCGACGGCCGCGAAGGAACGCGGCCCGGCGCCAAGATCAAACAGACCGCCCATCGGTCACGGGGACAAACCGTCGACGTCGAACTCGATCAGCAGGCCGCCTATTTGCCGTCGGCCGAAGGCCTCTACCTCGGGTACGGCAAGCCGGACTGGGTAGAGCCTGACCCGCGGGTGTTCAACGACACGCGGCCGCCGTTCGGCGTGTACCAGGTGACCACCCCGCCCGGCGAGGAACTGGGTCTGCATCGCAAACTGCCGCTACCTCACCCGCTGATGAGCTGGGATGAACCGACCACGTGGTGGGCCACCACTGCTGACATCCGGCATCTGACGGCGGCGGTCGAGGTCGGTGGTGCGGGGATCGTCTGGCAGGAGCTGCAGCTCGACGCGGCCTGGGTGTGGCCCGAACAACACCAGTGGCTTAAGGGATTTGGCGGCGAGCTGCGCGGCAAACGCATTGAGGCGGCTACCGCCGGCCGCCCGGATTTCGAGGAGATGACCAAGGCGATCTACACCAGCACCCTCGGCCGGATGTCGGCCCTGGGGGATAGCGCCTGGAAGCACCCGTACATCAAGTACACCCAGCCGGCGTGGTACGCCGCGATCGAGGCAGTGACCCGCGCCCGGGCCATGAAGTACGCCGTGCGGATCGCCACTGAGCACAAGCTCTACCCGGTCGGGTGGTGGGCTGACGCCTGGTTCTACCGGGTGCCGGCCACGTTCGACATCAAGCTGCTCGAAGACCCGCTGCGCAATGGTGTGCGCACCAACGGCTCCTACCGCATCAAGAACGTCGAGTATCCGAAATCTGACAAATGAGATTCGCGAAGATGGCCGAGCCGCCGCGGCCTCCGGAGCGGGGGTTCCGTGACTGCTTCGACGATCTCGTCGAGCGCAAGGGCCGAGAACTCGGCGCGGCCTGGGATGGCGTTCCGCGGCGGAGTCGCCGGGCCGAAGCCGCCAGGCGGGCCCGCGTGGAGATGGCGCGCCGCATTGCGGTCCGTGGCGGCCGGCGCTACGCCGAATCCACCATCGCGCGGTGGGCGGCGCGCAACCACTGGCCCCCTGGGGTGGAGACGTTCTGGTTGGAGCGCTGGGCACTGATCGACCGGGCGGGTGGGATCGCCGCCCTGGCCGAGCTGCTGGGCATCTCGGCAGCACGGATCATCACGTGGAGGGATTCACGCGACCCCGACGCCAAGCTGCCCGCGCGGCCCCAGCCGAAGGCGCCCAAGGGCAGCAGGCGGATCGGAGTCGCGGTCAACGGCTACGCCACCATCGGCACCACAGTCATCCTGAAGCCGGTGCCATGGAAGCCCGGACAGGAATACCAAGCCCTGACCATTGATGCTGACTCAGAAATCCTCGAGGCCTGGTACGACGGCGACGAGGACCTACTCATGGAGCTGTTGGGGCCGGTGATCGCCGATCAGGTGATCTCCGAATGGACGTCAGCCAGCCACCACGATGTCGACTACAGGGTCACTGAGATCTACCGATTCTTCCCCGACGTCGACGAGTAACCATTGGCACTTGGAGGAAGCGCACTGTGGCTATCGATCTAAAGTCCCGGACCGCGACCCTGCACGATCACCGAGCACCCTGACCCGAGAGGAAGCTACCAACGATGACTGAGAACTCCAGCGGTGCACCGGATATCACCGACCCCAATGATCTGGCCTTCCTGAAAATGATGCGCATCGCATCGTTCGGGGGCAACGTCACCTTGCCCTCCGGACTGACCCTGACCCCCGAGCAGATGCGTGAGCTCACCGCCGACAGCTGATCGCCGACCACGATTACCCGTTGCGGCCACCGGTGCCGTTCAATGTGCCGGTGACGTCCAACCGCCCCGCAGCGCCACGACTGTCGAGCGCTTGTACCGGCTGGGCGCAGACAGCCCGATTCGACATCGAGACCCAAGACGGTGCCACCGTCCTGCAAGCCCAGATGCGCGACCGTGGCGCCTACCGGATCGCGTGGCGAGGACCTGACCGGCTCGACTTGACCGAGATCGACTCCGACGACAATGAACGCCAGCTTCTGTTCACCGCCAATATCGATGTGATCGAACGGGCGCTGATCGGGCTGCTCGGCGACGACATTCGCGACGACCTCGAACTGCCGTTCCTTGACTTGCCAACGGCGGCAAAAGAAGTCGCGGCCGGGTATCAGCTCTCGGAGATGGTTCGCGGCTATCGCACGCTGACGCGGATAGGGACCGGCCCGGTCGCCGCAGCCCGCGACGAGACGCTCTCGCTGATACTGCTGGTCCCGCTGTCCCATTTTCTCACCGTGAGCATCGACGACCTGAAGCGCTCATTCCTAAACGAGAGTGGGCATCCGCTGCTCACTCGGTAGCGCGGACCTGACGGTCCGCCAGCGAACGGCGGTCTAGTAGCCGATGACGGAACCGTCTGGGCGCAGGCCGTAGCGCATGCCGTTTGTCGGGTCCGGTCTGCCGATCTTGGTGACCAAGATTTGGTAGGTAGTGCCGTCGTCGTAGTCAATTTCGAGTGCGCCGTTGAATTGTCGAAGGATGTATTCGGCAACTGCCTCGACGGCGTTGTCGGTGGCGTCTTCGCGATCTTCAGTGAGGTCGGTTTGCGTCTCGTCGATGCGGCCAGCCATGACTTTGCCGGGGTCGGAGCGGAACTGGACTCCGTACTTCCTACGTTTGTCTGGCATCGTCTCGCCCTTCTTGCGGTTGACCTATACAGCGTGCCAGAGGAGGCAGGTCCGGACATCAGCAGCGCCGGCGGAAGGCGGCCCCAGCAAGCACCGTCTCGGGATGGCCGTCGCAACGGTCAATCTCTCACGAGTTTGCCTCTTAGCTGAACGCCGATCGGGCGACGGCCGCTTCGACAGCGTTATTGAGTGAGCGCCAATCGTAGATGCTCATAAACAGCACGAGCGCACCGCTCCCGGTACCGGTCGGGTAGATCTGCAGCTCCCCATCTGCATCTATGTCAACATTCGGCTCGCCGGTGACGCGCATAGACATCTGGTGTCCGGTGATGGTGATTTCACGCATGGCTCCGCCGTCCCGCAGGGGTACGACATTTCGCCCGGGCTCCGAAGTAAACCTTGAGGCCTGCACCCCCTCGGGGCCTGCAGGCGGTTCCGGAAACGGACCAGACGCGCTGCGCACCTTCCGCATGGCCTTCGTGGCGGCGGAGTAGGTGATGCCAGCGGCGGTCGCGACATCTGCTGGTGCCAGCCCCTGCGCAACTGCGTGCGCCATCGCAGCGTCGTATCGCGCATCGATATCGCGCCTTAAGTTCGTCGCTTTCCGCAGCACCTCAAGTGGATCATTCTCGTGCGTGTCCATAGCGACCATGGTCGCATAGTCCTGGGAAAATCTGACCGTCCTCGGTACTCGACGTCGCCCCCGCAGCAGTTCCCGCCGCCTGCATGTTGGCACCTTTGGGTACGGTGCCGGATTTTGATGGTTCGGAGGAGTTCGATGGTCGGGTGGAGAATCGGCCGGCGTTTGGGGTGGCAGTGGGTTGGGATGCTGTTGCCTGACGGTGGGTAGGTAGAGATTGATCTGGGTTGGCCCCCGGTGGCGTGAGCTGCCGGGGGCTTCCTTGTGTGCGCGCAACGCTATGCGAGAGTGTGCGGTGCGGTTCAGTTGACCGGCGGGGTATTGAAAGTATGAGGGGCGGCGGAGCCGTCCCGATGAGGTGTGCTGGCAACCACCACAGGGGGAAGAAGAGGGGAGAGCGCGGTGATATCGAAATCCATTGCTGGACAACGCAAAACAAGATATGCTGAAATAGCATAGGGGGACAACGGAAAAGGCGCGAAGCGCCGCCGTGACGCATGAAACACAAAGGGCGGCAATGCCAAATCCAAAACGGAGGCGAAGCCGACGCCATGCCTACTGAAACACATTGATACGCAACAATGTTCACCCTACCGCTGGGCGGCGGCGAAGCCGACGACCATGCACCACTCCCAAACAACGAAAACGCCACTCGCACAACACAACTCGACCACCCACGGCAGTAGCCGGCCCCCCCGGCCGGCGGTGCGTTCGGCGGCCCCCGGCCGGCGGTGCGTTCGGCGGCCCCCGGCCGGCGGTGCGTTCGGCGGCCCCCGGCCGCCGGTCTCCCGCGGCGGGGCGGGAGACCGGCGGCGACGCCGAACGCACCGGCCGAGACGCCGCACCGAACGCCGCCGGCCGAATGCGAAACCCGCGAGGCGGGCGGCGCGGGTGCTGCCGTGGGTCGGTTAGTGTGTGCACGTTGCCTGCGTGTTGAGTGGTGCATGGTCGTCGGCTCGCTCATCTCGAAGCGGTAAAGACGAACATTGCGCGTTTCGAACTCTGGGCATGGCGTCAACTTCGCCTCAGCGGCGATACCACTGTGTTTCATGCGTCGCGGCAGCGCGCTTCTTCCGTTGACCCCGCCCCGACCGCATCTTGTTTTTGCGTTGTCCAACTGATATTTCACCACGACAGCTCTCTTCTTCCTGTGATGTTGCCAGCTCGCCCCACCCCCTGCCGCTCAATGCCGCCGACCGACTGAACCGCGCCACTACCCCACGGCGTTGCTAGCGCGCACCGAGAGCCCCGACCGCTGCCGGGTCTCTGCCGTCGAACAACAGCATCTGGCCGCTGCCGCCCCAAACGCCGCCTCAACCGCATCGAACCTCCGAGCCATCAGAAATCGGCGCCGCAGATGCTGAAGCATGCGAGGCGGCGAGAGCAGGGGACTTGGCTCGATCGCGCGGGCGAATCATTTCCCGGGACTATGCGACCATGTCGTTGCGAATATTGAGGTGCTGCGGGGCAGCGAACTAGCGCGATATCGTGCGCGATCTAACGCGATGGCGCACGGTTGCGCGAGCTGCGACCGCCATCACCACCTCCGCCTTTAGGCTGTGCAGGTGCACTGGCGCATGTCCGTTTCCGGAGACACCTGCAGGCCCCGAGTACAGGCCTCCACTTCGGAGACCCCTCAATCTTGGGTTGATTAATCCTGGCATCTGGTTATCAAATCTAGCGTCACCATTTGAGGAGCTGAGGTATATAAATGCAGATGAGAATTTAGATCTACCGACCTGGGAGCCGGCTCAGCATCGTGGCAGCGCTCGTGCGCTGTCGGGGCAGCCTCAGCAAGAGAACAGAGCTCATGGGTGGCAACCCGACAGTAGCTGCTGAGGCCACTGCTGCTGTGATCCGGACCTGCCTCCTCTGGCACGCTGTACCAGCCACTGCAAGAAGAGGCTGAAGGTTGTGCCAGACAAACGTAGGGTCAGTTGCGCTCCATTTTGACAGAAAGTCGAGCATCACTGGACACAAACCATTTCACTGAAGATCGCGAGACATAGACAAAAATAAATCCCGAATCATCTAAGACAGTTCGGCGGCATCGAGAGTGTTGACGACTACCTGATCTTGGTCGCCAGATCCGCGAGCCGACAGAGCGGCATGCGCCGTGCACGCCCAGACCTGAGTTTCAATCATCGACACTGAACCGCCGTTCACGCTACCTGAATGGTGAAGACAGCCACTCTCGGTAGGAGTGAGCAACTCGAGTAAGTCGACTGGAAATGGGCGGCAGAACCAGCTGTATCAGCAGGCATAAGAATAAGTCCCTATCACGTCGGCATTGCGAGCATAGCTACGGGCCATCTTCCGAGGCTACCCAGCCGCGATCTTTGCAAAGCCAGACAAGTCAGGACGGCAGTTCGAAGGTCGTCGCAATGTCGTCGCTCGAGCTGGCCCGGTCGGCGCCCGTTCGATCACATCGATATTGGCGGTGATCCGGTCGATCTCGATCGAGCTGATCGGGTCCTCGCCGCGTCAGCAGGCGCCACGGTCGCATCCTGAAACGCCGGGACGGTGGCGCTGCCGTGTCAGATCGAGCTGTCAGCCAGTAAGCGCTCGACGTCGTGGCGCTGCGGAAGCGGTGTTCGTCACCGGCGATGAACGGCGCGACGCAACTGGTAATCGTGGTCGGCGATCATTCGCATCTGCTCGAGAGTCAGGTGGGAGCAGACGTTGATGCGCTCGAGGCCGAGATCATTGGTCGGTGACGATGCGCCGCTGGGATTCTCGGTCGTGTTGACCTCTCGGGTCGGGACAACTCGTGTCGTCTTGCTCCTTTTAGATCGACAACCTGCTCCTCAATGTTATAAGTCGACGTCGAAGAAGAAATCGATCTCGGTGACCCGCAGTAGTCGGCTGTCGTGACTCGGTCACCTGATCGTCACCGGCGCT from Mycolicibacterium sp. TY81 harbors:
- a CDS encoding Imm61 family immunity protein, yielding MTSNRPAAPRLSSACTGWAQTARFDIETQDGATVLQAQMRDRGAYRIAWRGPDRLDLTEIDSDDNERQLLFTANIDVIERALIGLLGDDIRDDLELPFLDLPTAAKEVAAGYQLSEMVRGYRTLTRIGTGPVAAARDETLSLILLVPLSHFLTVSIDDLKRSFLNESGHPLLTR